Proteins encoded by one window of Streptomyces uncialis:
- a CDS encoding DUF5999 family protein: MCQHQPACPSAESADREAALLTAHHPEQGWSLLCNGVLVFEDTGELLPNGEIIAPHRPMGAMTAA, from the coding sequence ATGTGCCAGCATCAGCCAGCGTGCCCGTCAGCAGAATCCGCCGACCGTGAGGCCGCGCTCCTCACCGCGCACCACCCGGAACAGGGATGGAGCCTGCTCTGCAACGGCGTCCTCGTCTTCGAGGACACCGGTGAACTGCTGCCGAACGGCGAGATCATCGCCCCGCACCGCCCGATGGGGGCGATGACCGCCGCCTGA